The following are encoded in a window of Staphylospora marina genomic DNA:
- a CDS encoding DEAD/DEAH box helicase family protein produces MGIRLSTSGLYDQLIEAIHQSSSIYMLTSFILKSGAHLLAEPLRQASGRGADIKICTGDYLYVTSPDALEVLHAIPGVEFRLFRSGNRSFHPKAYLFRTHDNGLMIIGSSNLSASALKTGVEWNLSVDRDVDPAVFEKAMEAFMDVFHDDRTVDVNPETIREYKEEYASFHKIHPEVWPEEDPLVLSEEDPLPRHEITITPHEIQEEALQALSATREEGYDRALVVMATGLGKTYMSAFFAQRMEFRKVLFIAHQDEILRQAQATFTKVIPDRKTGLYNGYRKDRDADILFASIQTLSMKHHLERFHPDEFELVIIDEFHHAAAKTYQKVINHFRPRFLLGITATPDRLDGGNVYALCDNNVAYRIDFTEAIQRGFLSPFRYQGVYDEIDYRKIRYVNGQYDPYQWEQAFIQQEMAEKIFRKWLEFRQTRTLAFCGSIRQARYLSDHFNQRGFKTVALCGDHRTDRQEAIRQLEEGRIDVIFAVNLFNEGVDIPSVDTLLFVRPTQSMAVFLQQLGRGLRKAPGKEYCQVIDLIGNYRNLEMKLRLFGDLERKKGKTRFVASLPEACLFELDTRSIDLISRYDNDLPLRKRRLIQSYQDVKYRLGRRPTYLELHLHGWEDVRGYKSEWKSYAEFLEFMGELSPAESEAVNAYRELIRNVETTSMSRSYKMVLLKVMLDRGAQRWAEPISASEAAPSFYHWLEEVPYRKKKDILGNKELSLGYDEKKVARLIKHMPMTKWAGSANGLFLLEGDRFFASGYREIRSPELHAIIKEICEYRLHAYFEKGSPQES; encoded by the coding sequence ATGTTGACTTCTTTCATTCTCAAATCGGGGGCACATCTTCTGGCCGAACCGCTCAGACAGGCTTCCGGGCGGGGAGCGGACATCAAGATATGCACCGGTGATTATTTGTATGTCACCTCTCCGGATGCATTGGAGGTATTGCATGCCATTCCGGGGGTGGAGTTTCGGCTGTTCCGTTCCGGAAACCGGTCCTTCCATCCCAAGGCCTATTTGTTCCGAACACATGACAACGGTTTGATGATCATCGGATCTTCCAATTTGTCGGCGAGTGCGTTGAAAACAGGTGTGGAATGGAATCTGTCCGTTGATCGGGATGTGGATCCCGCTGTTTTCGAGAAAGCCATGGAAGCATTCATGGATGTGTTTCACGATGACCGAACGGTGGATGTCAATCCGGAAACCATTCGGGAGTACAAGGAAGAATACGCTTCGTTTCACAAGATTCATCCCGAAGTGTGGCCGGAAGAAGATCCCTTGGTTTTGAGCGAAGAGGACCCCCTTCCCCGACACGAAATCACCATCACGCCCCATGAAATACAGGAAGAGGCTTTGCAAGCCCTGTCCGCCACCAGGGAAGAAGGGTACGACCGGGCTTTGGTGGTCATGGCCACCGGACTCGGAAAAACGTACATGAGCGCATTTTTTGCGCAACGAATGGAATTCCGCAAAGTGTTGTTCATCGCTCACCAAGATGAAATTCTCCGGCAGGCGCAGGCAACGTTCACCAAGGTGATACCGGACCGGAAGACCGGATTGTACAACGGATACAGAAAAGATCGAGATGCCGACATTCTGTTTGCGTCCATCCAAACGCTGTCGATGAAGCATCATTTGGAACGATTCCATCCCGATGAATTTGAGCTGGTGATCATCGATGAATTCCATCACGCGGCGGCGAAGACCTATCAAAAAGTGATCAATCATTTCCGGCCGCGTTTCTTGCTGGGCATCACCGCCACTCCCGACCGGTTGGACGGAGGAAATGTGTATGCGTTGTGTGACAACAACGTGGCTTACCGGATCGATTTTACGGAAGCGATCCAAAGAGGATTCTTGTCCCCCTTCCGATATCAGGGCGTGTATGATGAGATCGATTACCGGAAAATCCGGTATGTCAATGGTCAATACGATCCATATCAATGGGAACAGGCATTCATTCAGCAAGAGATGGCGGAGAAAATCTTCCGCAAGTGGCTGGAATTCAGACAGACGCGGACGCTGGCTTTTTGCGGATCCATTCGTCAGGCCCGATATCTGTCGGATCATTTCAATCAACGCGGGTTCAAGACCGTTGCGTTGTGCGGAGACCATCGAACCGATCGTCAGGAGGCGATCCGGCAGCTGGAGGAAGGCCGCATCGACGTGATTTTCGCGGTGAATCTGTTCAACGAAGGCGTGGACATACCGTCGGTTGACACGTTGTTGTTTGTTCGTCCGACGCAATCCATGGCGGTGTTTTTGCAACAATTGGGGCGAGGTCTTCGCAAAGCGCCGGGCAAAGAATATTGTCAGGTCATTGACCTGATCGGGAATTATCGCAACCTGGAAATGAAGTTGCGCCTGTTCGGGGACCTGGAACGGAAAAAGGGAAAAACGCGTTTTGTGGCATCGCTCCCCGAAGCGTGCCTGTTTGAACTGGACACCCGATCGATCGATCTGATCTCCCGGTATGACAATGATCTCCCTCTTCGAAAACGTCGTTTGATCCAGAGTTATCAGGATGTGAAATATCGGCTGGGAAGAAGACCCACTTATCTGGAGTTGCACCTGCACGGTTGGGAAGATGTGAGAGGGTACAAATCGGAATGGAAATCATACGCCGAGTTTTTGGAATTCATGGGTGAACTGTCTCCGGCCGAATCGGAGGCGGTGAATGCATACCGGGAACTGATCCGGAATGTGGAAACCACTTCGATGTCAAGAAGCTACAAGATGGTGTTGCTCAAGGTGATGTTGGATCGCGGCGCGCAAAGATGGGCCGAACCCATTTCGGCAAGTGAAGCCGCGCCTTCCTTTTATCATTGGCTGGAAGAGGTCCCTTACCGAAAGAAGAAGGATATTCTGGGGAACAAAGAGTTGTCGCTTGGCTACGACGAAAAGAAAGTGGCCCGGTTGATCAAACACATGCCCATGACCAAATGGGCCGGTTCCGCAAACGGACTTTTTTTGCTGGAAGGAGACCGTTTTTTCGCAAGCGGATACCGGGAGATTCGTTCACCGGAACTGCACGCGATCATCAAAGAGATTTGTGAATACCGGTTGCACGCATATTTCGAAAAAGGAAGCCCGCAGGAATCCTGA